Within Bacteroidota bacterium, the genomic segment CCCCTCAGGATAAGCTCCGACACCAAGACAAAAGTCATAGTTTTTTTTGATAAATGGAACCATGTCGGAGGCATGAGTAAAAGCTTCCAGATTTGGCACATAATTTTTATCCCAAGTAGGTGCATCGCCACGGATAACAAAAACAGTTTCAACGCCAAGTGCTTGAAACTTGTCTAAAACTTCTGTCATTTTCGAAGGACTGATACCAACCCCGGCAATATATGAAACTACATCGAATCCAAATTGATTTTTTAACTTGTCAGCCAATTGAATAGAACCTTCGCTGGTTGAGCCACCAGCTCCGAATGTAACTGTTACGAAATTGGGGTTTAAAACTTTAAGTTTTGTTAGAGCTTTATCGAGATTTGCAGCAGCTTTTTCGTCTTTTGCTCTTGAGAATTCAAATGAAATTATAGGCTTATTTTCTTCATGATTTAGGATATTGGCAACTCTCATAGTCTTTCTTGTTAATTAATTATATAAAATTTACTAAAAATTATAGTACGGTCAATTCAATAGTTTTGTTTGCTTCAATAAAAAAAAAGTTGCGATGATAAGAATTCCACATATCATCGCAACTTTATTAGCTGAATTAAAAAATCAAAATTTCCTTTAAAAATTAAAAATTGATTTTTCCTGAAAAATTAATAATCAATGCCGAACGATCATCGCCATCTTTAATGGCTGTAGTAATTTGTTCTAATTCGAGAGCAACTGAGTACTCTTTTGTAATTGGAAATATTATATCGCCATAAATGACTGTATTTGATTCTATTGCCCCAATTGCAAGATCGTCTGTTTGATTTTGATCCATACCAAATCCAACAACTACCTGAAAATGCTTATGAATTTTTGAACTGGCATTAAACCATAAACCGAGACTTTTTCTATCATCTCCTTCAGCACCATTTCCGGCTATATTAAAAAGATTTGCATTATTCAAGTTTGTACCCATATTTACTTCTCCTTTCAACGAAAAATATTTGTGTATAGGAAGTGTAATATCAGCTCCAAATCCACTGGCACTAAAATCATAATTTGTAGAATCCGGTATTGGACTAAAATTGGCATTCATAAAATAAACACCAACAACATATTTCTTATTGATTTTAGCGGAAATCCTTCCTTGTAGCATTGGACTTGCAGCCTTATTGTCTATTCCTAAT encodes:
- a CDS encoding 5,10-methylenetetrahydrofolate reductase; amino-acid sequence: MRVANILNHEENKPIISFEFSRAKDEKAAANLDKALTKLKVLNPNFVTVTFGAGGSTSEGSIQLADKLKNQFGFDVVSYIAGVGISPSKMTEVLDKFQALGVETVFVIRGDAPTWDKNYVPNLEAFTHASDMVPFIKKNYDFCLGVGAYPEGHLEAESLEKDIEYLKLKVKNGAEYIVAQYFYDNQYFFDFLKRARAAGIIVPIVPGIMPIYSEKLMNNLAKVCGITITKEIRDGLAALPPDDKSAVSEFGLQFALKQCRELLKNGVSGLHFYTMNRAKTIVSLVETLREEGLLI